In Oryza sativa Japonica Group chromosome 3, ASM3414082v1, one DNA window encodes the following:
- the LOC4333429 gene encoding uncharacterized protein, which produces MACKIFEGVQMDAYLNQEQRQQFSKQISSVVWMIRVDSAAKEDDLATKDYAYVAGVCMSPVGHILTSAHVVKPGVKYVGACTSWKAGWTPLRVVKTSMAYGMCLCQLEHESRKKTDYTNLAESGLLSVNQHVYGFGHPNLFKIPCDYSFVRGSVEYPCKDISELPSLNDLDRLLYEGLQKEGLKFDRMEAIVLTPRKVKHLMWLIDSSFRPKTIYQMHQDIPLIQIKNFHVSHCGSPVFLSSGHIVGIVLFKFHEINFAVHLSAIKEFLKEFDLMPQHVDAPSMAENAISDQTPTAEPAPASVATTETVDGSSEQHTLLGKGVDALFHICMHEVLDMRLSPNRTSVSCLESCC; this is translated from the exons ATGGCATGCAAAATATTTGAGGGGGTACAGATGGATGCATACCTTAATCAAGAACAAAGACAACAATTTTCAAAGCAAATATCTAGTGTTGTTTGGATGATTAGGGTTGACAGCGCAGCCAAGGAAGATGATTTGGCAACCAAGGACTATGCATATGTTGCTGGTGTGTGCATGAGTCCAGTGGGGCACATCTTGACATCAGCGCATGTTGTGAAACCTGGTGTGAAGTATGTTGGTGCATGCACTTCATGGAAAGCAGGCTGGACTCCACTAAGGGTAGTGAAAACATCTATGGCTTATGGGATGTGTTTATGTCAGTTGGAACATGAGAGCCGTAAAAAGACTGATTACACTAATTTAGCAGAATCTGGACTCTTGAGTGTTAACCAGCATGTATATGGATTTGGACATCCTAATTTATTCAAAATACCATGTGACTACAGTTTTGTGAGAGGTTCAGTTGAGTATCCATGTAAGGATATTTCGGAGCTGCCTAGTTTAAATGATTTGGACCGTTTGCTGTATGAAGGTTTGCAAAAAGAAGGACTTAAATTTGATCGCATGGAAGCTATAGTTCTCACTCCTAGAAAAGTGAAACATTTAATGTGGTTGATTGACTCGTCATTTAGGCCAAAGACCATATACCAAATGCATCAAGACATACCACTAATTCAGATAAAAAACTTCCATGTGAGTCACTGTGGCAGTCCAGTGTTCCTGTCTTCCGGGCATATTGTTGGTAtagtcttattcaaatttcatGAAATCAACTTTGCTGTTCATTTATCAGCAATCAAAGAATTTCTGAaggaatttgatttg ATGCCTCAACATGTGGATGCACCTTCCATGGCTGAGAATGCCATTTCAGATCAAACCCCAACTGCTGAACCTGCACCTGCTAGTGTTGCTACGACTGAAACAGTGGATGGAAGTTCAGAGCAGCACACTTTGCTAGGTAAAGGAGTTGATGCCCTGTTCCACATCTGTATGCATGAAGTGTTAGATATGAGGTTGTCGCCAAACAGAACTTCTGTTTCTTGTTTGGAAAGTTGCTGTTGA